The following are from one region of the Haloactinomyces albus genome:
- a CDS encoding dihydrolipoamide acetyltransferase family protein: protein MTEIHMPRLSDTMEEGVIASWRKQVGEHINRGDVVAEIETDKAIMEMEAYDEGVLEKILIGEGQTAPIGTPIGLMGDGSGSAAAAEPAGNGSAQQAQPAQPESGQQEQAAAPAAPSAGQEAAAQKAAGTNSGDTARPKASPLAKAVAKDRGVDLTNVTGSGPNGRIIRADIDAAAVEQPAAPAAQASAPSAESPASGAPAASSAATGDDVEEIPLGNIRKVTARRLTESKQQAPHFYLTSAVDVTDLVAFRADLNERLQAAGGPKVSLNDLVVKAVATALRANPSLNVSFAGDKLLQHKRVHLGVAVAIDSGLVVPVIPDTDRKSVSEIAAEGREKAERARAGKLKPDEMTGSTFSVSNLGMFGIEEFTAVINPPEAGILAVGETKDEVQVRDGEFVARKMLRVTLSADHRAVDGAVGAVFLQQLTGLLEDPIRIIA, encoded by the coding sequence ATGACCGAGATCCACATGCCGCGCCTGTCCGACACGATGGAGGAAGGCGTGATCGCGAGCTGGCGCAAGCAGGTCGGCGAGCACATCAACCGCGGTGACGTGGTGGCCGAGATCGAGACCGACAAGGCCATCATGGAAATGGAAGCCTACGACGAGGGCGTTCTGGAGAAGATCCTCATCGGCGAGGGGCAGACGGCGCCGATCGGCACCCCCATCGGCCTGATGGGGGACGGGTCCGGTTCGGCAGCCGCCGCCGAGCCCGCCGGGAACGGCTCCGCTCAGCAGGCCCAGCCGGCTCAGCCGGAAAGCGGGCAGCAGGAGCAAGCCGCTGCCCCGGCTGCGCCATCCGCCGGACAAGAGGCCGCCGCGCAGAAGGCCGCCGGGACGAACTCCGGCGACACCGCGAGGCCGAAGGCGTCGCCGCTGGCCAAGGCGGTCGCCAAGGATCGGGGCGTCGATCTCACGAATGTGACGGGCAGCGGTCCGAACGGCCGGATCATCCGCGCCGACATCGATGCCGCCGCGGTCGAACAGCCCGCGGCACCGGCTGCGCAGGCCTCCGCCCCGAGCGCGGAATCCCCCGCCTCCGGAGCCCCCGCCGCGTCGTCGGCAGCCACCGGCGACGACGTCGAGGAGATCCCGCTGGGCAACATCCGCAAGGTGACCGCCCGGCGCCTGACCGAGAGCAAGCAGCAGGCCCCGCACTTCTATCTCACCAGTGCGGTCGACGTGACCGACCTCGTGGCGTTCCGGGCCGACCTCAACGAGCGTCTGCAGGCCGCGGGTGGCCCGAAGGTCAGCCTCAATGACCTGGTGGTCAAGGCGGTGGCGACCGCGTTGCGGGCCAATCCCTCGCTCAACGTCTCCTTCGCCGGGGACAAGTTGCTGCAGCACAAGCGGGTCCATCTCGGGGTCGCGGTGGCGATCGACTCGGGACTCGTGGTGCCGGTGATTCCCGACACCGACCGCAAGAGCGTCTCGGAGATCGCCGCCGAGGGCCGCGAGAAAGCCGAGCGGGCTCGTGCGGGCAAGCTCAAGCCGGACGAGATGACGGGCAGCACGTTCAGCGTGTCGAACCTGGGCATGTTCGGCATCGAGGAGTTCACCGCGGTCATCAACCCGCCGGAAGCAGGCATCCTCGCGGTCGGCGAGACGAAGGACGAGGTGCAGGTGCGTGACGGCGAGTTCGTCGCCCGCAAGATGCTGCGGGTGACGCTGTCGGCCGACCACCGCGCCGTCGACGGTGCCGTCGGTGCGGTGTTCCTCCAGCAGCTCACCGGGCTGCTGGAAGATCCCATCCGCATCATCGCCTGA
- a CDS encoding alpha-ketoacid dehydrogenase subunit beta: MAVITYRQALHDTLREEMLADEDVFLIGEEIGVFEGSYKITAGLLDEFGEKRVRDTPIAEEGFIGAAVGAAMQGLRPVAELMTINFSLIALDQIVNHAAKIYGMFGGQCSVPMVMRTPGGGGQQLGATHSQNIELYYAFVPGLKVVAPSTPADAKALLRASIADNDPVLFLENLALYNTKGEVPDTAEPAEIGKAAVTRPGSDITIIGYSRMATVAHQVAEKLQEEEGISAEVVDLRSLRPLDRETLVESVRRTNCAVIAEDDWLTYGIGAEIAASISDGAFDSLDAPVRRVAAAEVPLPYAKPLERAALPSAESLTTAVHETLDAVGRRR; this comes from the coding sequence TTGGCCGTCATCACCTACCGGCAAGCGCTGCACGACACACTGCGCGAGGAAATGCTCGCCGACGAGGATGTTTTCCTCATCGGCGAGGAGATCGGGGTCTTCGAGGGCTCCTACAAGATCACCGCGGGATTGCTCGACGAGTTCGGGGAGAAGCGAGTACGCGATACTCCCATCGCCGAAGAGGGCTTCATCGGCGCGGCGGTCGGCGCGGCGATGCAGGGCCTGCGCCCGGTCGCCGAGCTCATGACGATCAACTTCTCGCTGATCGCACTGGATCAGATCGTCAACCACGCGGCCAAGATCTACGGCATGTTCGGCGGTCAGTGCAGCGTGCCGATGGTCATGCGCACTCCCGGCGGTGGCGGTCAGCAGCTCGGCGCCACCCATTCGCAGAACATCGAGCTGTATTACGCGTTCGTTCCGGGGTTGAAGGTGGTGGCACCGAGCACACCCGCCGATGCCAAGGCATTGCTGCGGGCCTCGATCGCCGACAACGACCCGGTGCTGTTTCTGGAGAATCTCGCCCTCTACAACACCAAGGGCGAGGTGCCCGACACTGCCGAACCGGCCGAGATCGGCAAGGCAGCGGTGACCAGGCCGGGCAGTGACATCACCATCATCGGCTACTCCCGCATGGCCACGGTTGCTCACCAGGTGGCCGAGAAGCTGCAGGAGGAAGAGGGCATTTCCGCCGAGGTGGTGGATCTGCGGAGTCTGCGCCCACTGGATCGTGAGACCCTCGTGGAGTCCGTACGCAGGACGAACTGTGCCGTCATCGCCGAGGACGACTGGCTGACCTACGGTATCGGTGCCGAGATCGCGGCGTCCATTTCGGATGGTGCTTTCGACTCCCTCGACGCTCCGGTGCGCCGCGTGGCCGCGGCCGAGGTGCCGTTGCCCTACGCCAAGCCGTTGGAGCGAGCCGCACTGCCCTCGGCCGAATCCCTGACCACTGCCGTGCACGAAACCTTGGACGCCGTCGGCCGCCGCCGGTGA
- the pdhA gene encoding pyruvate dehydrogenase (acetyl-transferring) E1 component subunit alpha, whose product MAETATRNKPASGGTKSRRNGTRTSGKRVQHDAQNVFSDESPETLRDYFRQMTLIRRFEERAAQGYTQAKIGGYCHLNLGEEATVVGLMSALRRNDYLFTNYREHGYAIAKGIEPGRVMAELYGRTTGTSKGWGGSMHMFDVESGLLGGYGIVGGQVPLATGAALAIDYRGGDQVVMCQMGDGTTNIGAFHESLNIAALWNLPVVFVVVNNYLGMGTTVDKSSAESELYKRAVGYRMHGERVDGNDVVAVNEAACRLVEHARETGEPAMLETVSHRLKGHSVVDPGKYRSQESVEAARAADPVVAFRAQLIDSGVLDEDGAAEIERQAQADADAAVAFADDSPHPDVSTLFDYTYATPVANDSRRLPADPVF is encoded by the coding sequence ATGGCTGAGACGGCTACCCGCAACAAGCCCGCCTCCGGTGGGACCAAGTCTCGTCGTAACGGCACGCGCACGAGCGGAAAGCGCGTGCAGCATGACGCGCAGAACGTGTTCAGCGACGAGTCGCCCGAGACGCTGCGCGACTACTTCCGCCAGATGACGCTCATTCGCCGCTTCGAGGAGCGTGCCGCTCAGGGCTACACGCAGGCCAAGATCGGTGGCTACTGCCACCTCAACCTCGGTGAGGAAGCCACCGTGGTCGGCCTGATGAGTGCCCTGCGCCGAAACGACTACCTGTTCACCAACTACCGTGAACACGGGTACGCGATCGCCAAGGGGATCGAACCCGGCCGGGTGATGGCCGAGCTGTACGGGCGTACCACCGGCACCTCCAAGGGGTGGGGCGGCTCGATGCACATGTTCGACGTGGAGTCCGGGCTGCTCGGCGGCTACGGCATCGTCGGCGGGCAGGTCCCGCTGGCCACCGGTGCTGCGCTGGCCATCGACTACCGGGGTGGCGATCAGGTCGTCATGTGCCAGATGGGCGACGGCACCACCAACATCGGTGCGTTCCACGAGTCGCTGAACATCGCGGCGCTGTGGAACCTGCCCGTGGTCTTCGTCGTGGTCAACAACTACCTCGGGATGGGCACCACGGTGGACAAGTCCTCGGCGGAGTCCGAGCTGTACAAGCGCGCGGTGGGCTATCGCATGCACGGTGAGCGGGTGGACGGCAACGATGTCGTGGCCGTGAACGAGGCCGCTTGCCGCCTGGTCGAGCACGCGCGCGAGACCGGAGAGCCCGCGATGCTGGAGACCGTCAGCCACCGGCTCAAGGGGCACTCGGTCGTGGACCCGGGCAAGTACCGCAGCCAGGAATCCGTGGAGGCCGCCCGTGCCGCCGATCCGGTGGTGGCCTTCCGCGCTCAGCTGATCGACTCCGGCGTGCTCGACGAGGACGGTGCCGCGGAGATCGAGCGCCAGGCGCAGGCGGACGCGGACGCGGCGGTGGCCTTCGCCGACGACAGCCCGCACCCGGACGTGTCGACGCTGTTCGACTACACCTATGCCACTCCTGTGGCCAACGACTCCCGACGGTTGCCCGCCGACCCGGTGTTCTGA
- the lpdA gene encoding dihydrolipoyl dehydrogenase yields the protein MQEFDLLVVGGGPGGYVAAIRAAQRGLSVGLVEKEKAGGVCLNWGCIPTKAMLRSAEVYETVLHAADFGVHAENVTLDYDAVSRRKDGIVKNLTDGVAGLLKANGVTVVDGHARFTSPTTVDVYATGESELGTGGPRYAAAPAGSEPIEQVRARDVLIATGSVPVQLPLPGADLPGVITSDGAFGLTEVPDRIAVVGGSAVGAEWASLFATLGSEVTIVEMMPSLVPAEDAEIGKELGKSLRKSGISVLTESTVSKIESGTSTGLRVTVEGAKAQEVDVDVVLVGVGRKPNTAALDLDTAGVATDDRGFVQVDDQLRTNVEHVYAIGDVTGKALLAHVASHQGITAAEVIAGNEHTRIDYTAVPAATFTHPEVASVGLTEAQAVELGHEIVTAKFPFAALGRSKTYGDTEGFMKIVAGKQYGEVLGVHIIGPSASDLITEGALAITLEATLDELAETIHAHPTLGEVGMEAAMSALGLPVHTAPPRRR from the coding sequence GTGCAGGAATTCGATCTTCTCGTGGTGGGTGGCGGTCCCGGCGGCTACGTTGCCGCGATCCGGGCCGCCCAGCGTGGCCTGTCGGTGGGTCTGGTGGAAAAGGAGAAGGCAGGCGGGGTCTGCCTGAACTGGGGTTGTATCCCCACCAAGGCGATGCTGCGTTCGGCCGAGGTCTACGAGACCGTGCTGCACGCCGCCGACTTCGGTGTTCACGCCGAGAACGTGACGCTGGACTACGATGCGGTTTCGCGCCGCAAGGACGGCATCGTCAAGAACCTCACCGACGGGGTCGCGGGACTTCTCAAGGCCAACGGTGTGACCGTCGTCGACGGCCACGCACGGTTCACGAGCCCGACCACGGTGGACGTCTACGCGACCGGTGAGTCCGAACTCGGCACGGGAGGACCCCGCTACGCCGCCGCTCCGGCCGGGTCCGAACCGATCGAACAGGTCCGTGCCCGCGATGTGCTCATCGCCACCGGCTCTGTCCCGGTGCAGTTGCCCCTGCCCGGCGCTGACCTGCCCGGCGTGATCACCTCGGACGGTGCTTTCGGCCTCACCGAGGTACCCGACCGCATCGCCGTCGTCGGTGGGAGCGCGGTCGGCGCGGAATGGGCGAGCCTGTTCGCCACTCTCGGCAGTGAGGTCACGATCGTCGAGATGATGCCGAGCCTGGTGCCCGCCGAGGACGCCGAGATCGGCAAGGAACTGGGCAAGTCACTGCGCAAGAGCGGTATCTCGGTACTCACCGAATCCACCGTGTCCAAGATCGAAAGCGGCACGTCGACCGGGCTCCGGGTCACCGTCGAGGGGGCCAAGGCACAGGAAGTCGACGTGGACGTGGTGCTCGTCGGCGTCGGTCGCAAGCCCAACACGGCCGCACTGGATCTCGACACCGCCGGTGTCGCCACCGACGACCGCGGTTTCGTGCAGGTCGACGATCAGTTGCGCACCAATGTCGAGCACGTGTACGCGATCGGCGACGTCACCGGCAAGGCGCTGCTGGCGCATGTGGCCTCGCATCAGGGCATCACGGCCGCCGAGGTGATCGCGGGCAACGAGCACACCCGCATCGACTACACCGCCGTGCCCGCCGCGACGTTCACCCATCCGGAAGTCGCCAGTGTCGGGCTCACCGAAGCCCAGGCCGTCGAACTCGGCCACGAGATCGTCACCGCGAAGTTCCCGTTCGCCGCGCTCGGTCGCTCGAAGACCTACGGCGACACCGAGGGCTTCATGAAGATCGTGGCAGGCAAGCAGTACGGCGAGGTACTCGGTGTGCACATCATCGGTCCCTCGGCCAGCGATCTGATCACCGAAGGCGCACTGGCGATCACGCTGGAGGCGACCCTCGACGAACTCGCCGAGACCATCCATGCCCATCCGACCCTCGGCGAGGTCGGCATGGAGGCGGCGATGTCCGCCCTGGGGCTACCCGTCCACACCGCGCCGCCACGGCGGCGGTAA
- a CDS encoding PucR family transcriptional regulator, whose product MAADPSEPAPGNLFGVAPGSDAEEITHSLASARLGDVPMLAQRLMAAIFTDNPEWTDYSPVPREDLWKGCEHYLGRILQILSGTVAGPDGDSVAASIGRRRAEQGVPLEVMLRTFRLGGRIVWEALVEQAHADGVDPDAVLGVATSMWTVIDGLSSTLSTSYRNTELEQLRRDDQRRHALVEDLLSGRARDTAFAQRTAKELDLPTGGRYLAVVAEMKSDGSFALRGQQAALSALHIRSVWQVRADTLVGLVALEQHDEETALGTLRQLARGRVASSPAVRGLAEIGLAHQLALTTLGTAPHGATELVSLEQRYPEALLVQSPDLAQRLLDSQLGAVLALPAKERDMLLDTLTAWLEENCSTANAAVRLHCHRNTVLNRLHRITTLIGRPLYGRDAYVALSLALSALRLRGDEPK is encoded by the coding sequence GTGGCAGCAGATCCGTCCGAGCCGGCCCCCGGCAACCTCTTCGGCGTCGCTCCCGGCAGCGACGCCGAGGAAATCACGCACTCGCTGGCCAGCGCACGGCTCGGCGATGTCCCGATGCTGGCGCAGCGGCTGATGGCGGCCATTTTCACCGACAACCCGGAATGGACGGACTACAGTCCGGTGCCGCGTGAGGACCTCTGGAAGGGATGTGAGCACTACCTCGGCCGGATTCTGCAGATCCTGAGCGGAACCGTGGCCGGACCGGACGGTGACAGCGTGGCGGCGTCCATCGGCAGGCGCCGCGCCGAGCAGGGTGTGCCGCTGGAAGTGATGCTGCGAACCTTCCGTCTCGGTGGCCGCATCGTCTGGGAAGCGCTGGTCGAGCAGGCCCATGCCGACGGGGTCGATCCGGATGCCGTACTGGGAGTGGCCACCTCGATGTGGACGGTGATCGACGGTCTGTCCTCGACACTGTCGACCTCCTACCGCAACACCGAGTTGGAACAGTTGCGCCGCGATGACCAGCGGCGTCATGCACTGGTGGAGGATCTGCTGAGTGGACGTGCCAGGGATACCGCCTTCGCTCAGCGCACCGCCAAGGAACTCGACCTGCCCACCGGTGGCCGGTATCTCGCCGTCGTGGCGGAAATGAAATCCGACGGCAGTTTCGCGCTGCGCGGTCAGCAGGCGGCGTTGAGCGCTCTGCACATCCGTTCGGTGTGGCAGGTCCGGGCCGACACCCTGGTCGGTCTGGTTGCGCTGGAACAGCACGACGAGGAGACGGCTCTCGGCACGCTCCGGCAGCTCGCGCGGGGCCGGGTGGCCTCCTCGCCCGCCGTGCGGGGGCTGGCCGAAATCGGCCTGGCCCACCAGCTCGCATTGACGACCTTGGGTACGGCGCCGCACGGAGCGACGGAGCTGGTGTCGTTGGAGCAGCGCTATCCGGAGGCGCTGCTGGTGCAGTCGCCTGATCTGGCGCAGCGGCTGCTGGATTCCCAGCTCGGTGCGGTGCTCGCGCTTCCGGCCAAGGAGCGCGACATGCTGCTGGACACCCTCACCGCCTGGCTGGAGGAGAACTGCTCGACTGCCAACGCTGCGGTTCGCCTGCACTGCCACCGCAATACGGTGCTCAACCGTCTGCATCGGATCACTACCCTGATCGGGCGCCCGTTGTACGGGCGAGATGCTTACGTTGCGTTGTCACTTGCCTTGTCGGCGCTTCGACTCCGCGGCGACGAGCCGAAGTGA
- the ligD gene encoding non-homologous end-joining DNA ligase, whose amino-acid sequence MSASSERFEVDGGHIEVSRPDKVLYPDDSYGKRDVVAYYRSVAGVMVPHLRARPLTLRRFPDGLAGEGFFQKEASGHLPDWIRIEEVPQRGSGGPVHHVIADDAATLLYLANQACLEFHMMLSTAGSLERPDLIVLDIDPPQGVRTTELRSVVRDLCHRFGRAGLAPHVQATGGKGFHVVAPLAAEADFDRVRGWADDIAEEAVREDPERLTTEQRKNKRGDRIFLDINRNAYAQTMIAPYSLRARSGAPAATPLEPGELTRVTPGGYGLANMARRLRRKHDPWAEIHEAAVPR is encoded by the coding sequence GTGAGCGCGAGCAGCGAGCGATTCGAGGTCGATGGCGGGCACATCGAGGTGTCCCGCCCGGACAAGGTCCTGTATCCGGACGATTCCTACGGCAAACGCGATGTGGTGGCCTACTACCGATCGGTGGCCGGGGTCATGGTCCCGCACCTGCGGGCCAGGCCGCTCACGTTGCGTCGTTTTCCGGATGGTCTGGCAGGGGAGGGGTTCTTCCAGAAGGAGGCTTCCGGCCATCTGCCGGACTGGATCCGGATCGAGGAGGTGCCCCAGCGCGGTAGCGGAGGGCCGGTGCATCACGTGATCGCCGATGATGCGGCGACGCTGCTGTATCTGGCCAACCAGGCGTGTCTGGAATTCCACATGATGCTGTCCACTGCGGGTTCCTTGGAGCGGCCGGATCTGATCGTGCTCGACATCGATCCGCCCCAGGGGGTTCGTACCACCGAACTGCGGTCGGTGGTACGGGACCTGTGTCACCGCTTCGGGCGGGCAGGGCTCGCACCGCATGTGCAGGCTACCGGAGGTAAGGGATTCCACGTCGTGGCTCCGCTGGCTGCGGAGGCGGACTTCGACCGGGTTCGTGGCTGGGCCGATGACATCGCCGAGGAGGCAGTCCGGGAGGACCCGGAGCGGCTCACCACCGAACAACGCAAGAACAAGCGCGGCGACCGGATATTCCTGGATATCAACCGCAACGCCTATGCCCAGACGATGATCGCGCCGTACTCCCTGCGTGCCCGCTCCGGCGCGCCCGCCGCGACACCGCTCGAACCCGGCGAACTCACGCGGGTAACCCCCGGCGGTTACGGACTCGCGAACATGGCGCGCAGGCTTCGGCGCAAGCACGATCCGTGGGCGGAGATCCACGAAGCCGCCGTGCCACGGTGA
- a CDS encoding DsbA family protein, translating to MPKKTNPVAQRSGTSTNIILTAIVLIVAVVVIGGVLLFNRGGESQAGPGEAVPASVLHPKGSNMVSQGPKGAPTLVEFVDYQCPSCYSYYQNMTSKIEQEYEGKINFVVRNYPLDMHQLAVPAAKAVEAAAMQGKFEQMYHKMFDNYNSWAAAPSGQQLSTNKQAAVRQFETFAKQIGLDVAKFRADMNSQEVAQRVEQDRADGSKAGVQGTPTFYLNGRNFELTGNTAQDLDNLRQKLDGALAK from the coding sequence ATGCCGAAGAAAACCAACCCGGTGGCGCAACGAAGCGGCACGTCGACCAATATCATCCTGACGGCGATCGTGCTGATCGTCGCGGTGGTGGTCATCGGTGGAGTACTGCTTTTCAATCGTGGTGGGGAAAGTCAGGCGGGACCGGGAGAGGCGGTTCCGGCTTCGGTGCTGCACCCGAAGGGCAGCAACATGGTCTCCCAGGGCCCGAAGGGCGCCCCCACTCTCGTCGAGTTCGTCGATTACCAGTGCCCCTCCTGCTATAGCTACTACCAGAATATGACCAGCAAGATCGAGCAGGAGTACGAGGGCAAAATCAACTTCGTGGTCCGCAACTACCCGCTGGACATGCACCAGTTGGCCGTTCCCGCTGCGAAGGCCGTCGAGGCAGCCGCGATGCAGGGCAAGTTCGAACAGATGTATCACAAGATGTTCGACAACTACAACTCATGGGCCGCGGCACCGAGTGGCCAGCAGCTCAGCACGAACAAGCAGGCCGCCGTCCGGCAGTTCGAGACCTTCGCCAAGCAGATCGGGCTCGATGTCGCCAAGTTCCGTGCGGATATGAACTCGCAGGAAGTTGCCCAGCGCGTCGAGCAGGACCGCGCCGACGGCAGCAAGGCCGGGGTTCAGGGCACTCCGACCTTCTACCTCAACGGCCGGAATTTCGAGCTTACCGGTAATACCGCTCAGGATCTCGACAACCTGCGGCAGAAGCTGGACGGAGCGCTCGCCAAATGA
- a CDS encoding vitamin K epoxide reductase family protein → MTATRDAERATDDAAASTATPFGSGLHWLYVVGGAIGFLASFVLSVEEYLSLLNPDYVASCSLNPIVSCGSVMESDQATLFGFPNPLIGVAAFAVVVTVGVALLTGLRAPRWFWLGMQLGTTLGVILVHWLIVQSLYEIGALCPYCMVVWVVTIAIFAYTTLHNLEQGHLPAGGARPAVLGLIRFHTLVVVLWYLVIVALILQAFWSYWTTLL, encoded by the coding sequence ATGACCGCCACACGTGATGCCGAGCGCGCCACGGACGATGCTGCCGCATCCACCGCCACCCCGTTCGGCAGCGGACTGCACTGGCTCTACGTGGTCGGCGGCGCCATCGGTTTTCTCGCCTCGTTCGTACTGAGCGTCGAGGAATACCTCAGCCTGCTCAATCCCGACTACGTGGCCAGCTGCAGCCTGAACCCGATCGTGTCCTGCGGTTCGGTCATGGAAAGCGACCAGGCCACCCTGTTCGGGTTCCCCAACCCGCTGATCGGTGTGGCCGCCTTCGCCGTCGTGGTGACCGTGGGAGTGGCGCTGCTGACCGGCCTGCGAGCACCGCGTTGGTTCTGGCTCGGGATGCAGCTCGGCACCACGCTCGGCGTGATCCTCGTGCACTGGCTGATCGTGCAGAGCCTCTACGAGATCGGGGCGCTGTGCCCGTACTGCATGGTCGTCTGGGTGGTCACCATCGCGATTTTCGCCTACACCACCCTGCACAACCTCGAACAGGGGCACCTGCCTGCGGGTGGTGCCCGTCCCGCGGTACTCGGCCTGATCCGCTTCCACACGCTCGTGGTCGTGCTCTGGTATCTCGTGATCGTCGCGCTGATCCTGCAGGCCTTCTGGAGCTACTGGACCACCCTGCTCTAG
- a CDS encoding ATP-binding protein — protein sequence MSASDPDLPQVPTGEPEPSAAAPDPGAEPPVEVRVSAEATQLSVMRAVVGDLAMRADFDVDSIADLRLAVDEACSSLIRRAAGDAWLLCRFRCGADGLSLTAEVTSDESSAPRTDTFSWRVLSALTDTVASSVEAAGDGAGRHVVRIELRKGRTDTSDARGL from the coding sequence GTGTCAGCGTCCGATCCCGATTTGCCCCAAGTCCCTACCGGGGAGCCCGAACCGTCCGCGGCAGCCCCGGACCCCGGTGCGGAACCTCCCGTGGAAGTTCGCGTCTCCGCTGAGGCCACACAGCTGTCCGTGATGCGTGCCGTCGTCGGTGACCTGGCGATGCGTGCCGACTTCGACGTCGACTCGATCGCGGATCTGCGACTGGCCGTTGATGAAGCATGCTCCTCGTTGATCCGCAGAGCGGCCGGCGACGCCTGGCTGCTGTGCCGATTCCGCTGCGGAGCCGACGGCCTGTCCCTCACGGCAGAGGTGACCAGCGACGAGTCTTCCGCACCCCGTACGGACACGTTCAGCTGGCGCGTGCTCAGCGCGCTCACCGATACCGTGGCATCCTCGGTGGAGGCTGCCGGTGACGGCGCCGGAAGGCACGTGGTGCGTATCGAGCTACGCAAGGGACGGACGGACACGAGTGACGCCAGGGGACTCTGA